In the genome of Actinomycetota bacterium, the window GGTGACCATGGATGAGGTGCTTTTCCGGCGCGAGGGAGCCGTGGAGGTGGTGACCCTAAACCGGCCGGAGGTACTGAACGCCTTCAACTTCAACATGCTCCAGGCCCTCACCCGGAGGTTCGAGGAACTGGAACAGGATGACGAGGTGCGGGCAGTGGTGGTCACCGGGGAGGGGCGCGGCTTCTGCACCGGCGCCGACTTGACTGGGGGAGGGGCGCGCAGCGATGGGCACACACCCATGGGAATGCGGCTCTCGGCGGGGCTCTATTCCCGCCTTATCCGGACCATGGCGGAGATGGAAAAGCCGGTGGTGGGAGCCATCAACGGCGACGCGGCGGGGGCGGGCTGTAATTTCGCGTTGGCCTGCGACCTCCTGGTGGCCTCGGAGAAGGCCCGCTTCATCCAGGTCTTCGTGAGGCGGGGACTGGTGGCCGACGCCGGGGGCACCTTCTTTTTGCCCCGGCTGGTGGGCCTGGCGCGGGCCAAGGAGTTGATGTTCTTCGGCGAGGCAGTGGACGCCCGGCGAGCCTACGAGATGGGGCTGGTGAACCGGGTGGTACCCCACGAGAGGCTCATGGAGGAGGCCATGGAACTGGCCAGGAGGCTGGCCGAAGGACCCACCCGGGCCATAGGGATGATAAAGCGCATGCTCAACCGCTCCTTCGAGTCCGATCTCTCCACGTGCTTGGACTTCGAGGCCACCTTCCAGGGCATCGCCGTGTCCACGGCCGACGTGGTGGAGGGA includes:
- a CDS encoding enoyl-CoA hydratase-related protein, translating into MDEVLFRREGAVEVVTLNRPEVLNAFNFNMLQALTRRFEELEQDDEVRAVVVTGEGRGFCTGADLTGGGARSDGHTPMGMRLSAGLYSRLIRTMAEMEKPVVGAINGDAAGAGCNFALACDLLVASEKARFIQVFVRRGLVADAGGTFFLPRLVGLARAKELMFFGEAVDARRAYEMGLVNRVVPHERLMEEAMELARRLAEGPTRAIGMIKRMLNRSFESDLSTCLDFEATFQGIAVSTADVVEGITSFLQKRKPEFKGR